TTCGGACCGCTTTCCAATACAAAACCATTAAAGTTGGTTTCAAAAATAGTCACTCCTGCTTTCAGACCTAAAGAAAGCCTGTGGTTACTATTCAATTGTAATACATAAGCGAAATCGCCAAATATGTTATTTTCTTTCTTGGCTCCGTCTCCAATATCATCCGAAATAAAAGAAAGACCGAGTTCAACATTTTTGCTTGCAGGCATGTGCCCAAAAAAGGTAAATGTCTTTGGCGCTCCAACTGCACCAACCCATTGCGTACGGTATAATCCGCCCAAATTAAGCACTTCAGGCGTAGCGGTTGCATAGGCCGGATTCACTACACTTAAATTATACATGTAATGCGTATACTGCGGGTCCTGCTGTGCCGTCGCCCTATTTAAAAAGCCTGTAAAAAGTATAAGGAGTAGTATTTTTTTCATCTGGTTCCGATTAAATTACCGATTCAAGTAAAGCCTTCCCTGCTTCGCAGGCTTGTTGCCTTTGTTGAAATTAACGATGTAGAAGTAGACTCCATTTGGGGCTACTCCATCAATTACAGTCGACTGATTACTTCTTCCGTCCCAATCGGGCGTATTGCGGTTTCCTTTATACATCACATTTCCATAGCGATTGTATATTTCAAGCGTAAAATCAGGAAATAAAAATTCTATGTTTGGAATATTAAACGTGTCATTGATACCGTCTCCATTAGGCGAAAATCCATCCGGAATCATCAATTCATATTCATCCTCGCCACAATGAGATAAAGAAACCGTTACCGCCAATGCATTTTCTGAAATACAGCCTGTAGTCGCAGAAGAATCAAACCCATAATAGGTCATTCCATCTTGTAAAACCTGCGAATCCGGCAATTGGTTTCCATTGTGTAAGGCATCAAACCAGACAATAGTTCCAGTTCCGTTTACATTGGCCGAAAGATTGGCCAGCGTTGGTGCAGGTGAATCCAAACCACAAAAATTCTGTCCGCCGGTTTCTAAAACAGGTGGCGGCAAATCTGTTATTATTACTGCTACAATTGCTTTTTGCGATACGCAGCCAAAAGGAGAAACTGTCGCAACATAATAATTTCCAGACGTCAATACCGTATCACTGCTTAATGGCGAGCCACTCTCGCTGGCATACCAAATGTAAGATGTGCCATTTGGAATCAGGTCGGCTACCGTAGCATTTTCGCTTTGGCAAAACTCCATATTATTTACAACGGGAGTTTCAGGGAGCCTATAAATCGTAAAACTGTCGGTTATGGAAAGATTTCCTGCTCCGCAAGAAGTTTCATTATTGACGATTTCCGAAATCGTAAAAGTTGTTGTTCCGGTATTCAAAAGTTGGTTTGCCGGTATGGTAAACACCGCTGTTCCATTTACCGCTGCTATGGTTACAATTCCGGAAGCCGTATTTGCTCCGGTCAAAGAATAAGTAATCTGGATACTTGTCAGCATCCCAAATCCTGAAAAATTTGCTATGACGGGCTGGCTTTCACAAACATCGTTAATCGTTACCCTTACATTTGAAACGTCAGGTTTTGGCAATATCATAAAAGATTGGGATAATGAGGCCGTGTTTTCACAGAGTGTCTGCAGATTAATAATATGGGTAATAACAATCGTCATATTGCCCGGATTAGTGAGCAGACTGGACGGCAAAATAAAAGTCCCTACGCCACCTACAACTGTCATGACCACCTGTTGTACCGATGCGGTATTGCTTCCGCCCAAATCGTATGTAATCCTGTAATCGCCGTCGGCCAGATTTGTATTTCCGGACAGCCTTACCTCAACATCAGACTCCTGGCAGGCATTTTCAATAGTCAATGTTCCGGCATTAATCTTTGGCAATGGATATACGTTCAGAATATCGGAAATATCACCAATGATATGGTCACAGGCATTATATCCGGTAGTTTCGTGAATGTTGACAATGCTTACGGTATAGGCTCCAACAAAAGGAAAAGAAATGGCAGGTATGGGAAAAGTTACGACTCCATTTTCAAACCGGACCAATATAGTGTTACCGGAGGAAATGGGACCCGTAATCTGATATTGCAAATTGTAGTTTCCGTTTGGGATATTTTCCAAACCCTGTGTGAGCGTTGCAACAAAAGTGGCCCTTCCAATTTCATCTTCACAGATATCAGAAGCTATCACCAACGTAGAGCCCGTGAAATCCAATTGTTCCTCAATAATTATTTTGATTGTTGAAGATTTCGGGTTACATACCGGATGTGAGGGTTGTACTGTGTAAGTAAATCCGTATTCTCCGGGACCAAAAGTATTGTATATGTTCTGGACATTAATAAAAGTATCTTCCGGTCCGGACAACTCAGAAGTACCGCCTTCTGACCATTTACCTCCGGGATCCTGCCCAAAAATATAATCCAGCAGATTGAGGTTGGTATATATAGACATATCGTCGGAATCACATAAAATCAGGTCTGATGTTACTCCCGGTTCCGGAGCCGGGTGTACGGTCACATCAACAGTAGCAGAAACAGATGGGCATGATCCAATAGCCGGCATTGTGTAGGTAAATGAAAAAGTTCCCAAACCTGATACTGTAGCATCCAGAAAGTTTCCTCTTAATGCCCCACTTCCGCTGTCATCTCTCCAATAACCGTTCTGTTGCGGGTTTGGGAAATTCCCTAAAAACTGGAAAAGATTGACACTATTGTTATCGTCACAGGCAGAAGCATTTGGATTGCTAATTCCTGCGTAACCGCCTATAGTAACTGTAACCGTAGCTACATTATCAGCACAGGAGGCATCATTTACGGTGTATACAAAAACATAGGTATCGCTTTCGTTAATGCCCCAAACATTGAGAATTCCTGTTGAAATGTTGAGACCGCCGGATTGCTGAAGGTCTGTCCATGTTCCTCCGGGTGTGGGTGTCCCGCCAAGCAGATTGAAAAGATTGATGTTTTGATTGGTTGATTCCGGAATATTACATATTGTGATGGATGCATCTTCACCAGCACATTGGGCTTTGGTCAGGTTACAGGATAAGAGAAAAAACGTAAAAAGGAGTAACTGAAAAAATCCAGCCTTTAGGGGGAGGCAAGTAATTTTTAAGTACATAGCGTTAAGTTTAGTTATAGTAAAAATATACTATTTTTTTTCACTAAGACCTAATAACATGAAAAAACCGATGAACGGTAAGCCCCTAATTCTCTTAATTCCTGACATCCAATGCATCCCGCAATGCATTACCCATCATCATAAAGGCCAGGGTCAGCAACATTATAGCTGTTCCCGGAACCATTGCAAGGTAAGGCTTGTCGAGAATGATATCGCCATAATAATCTTTTATCATGCCTCCCCAACTAGGAACCGGAGGCTGAGCCCCAAGACCTAAAAAGCTAAGTCCGCTTTCGACCAGGATTGCCGAAGCAAAGTTTGCCGCAGAAATAACAATAACCGGAGCCATAATATTAGGAAGTATGTGGTGGATTATTATTCTCCAATTGGTATATCCCAAGGCTTTGGCCGCTGTAACATATTGCATTTCCTTTACAGAAATAATCTGCCCGCGAACGACTCTGGCTACTTCAACCCACATTGTAAGTCCAACTGCTACAAAAACCTGCCAGAATCCTTTTCCAAGACTTAATGTAATTGCAATAACCAGCAATAAGGTAGGAATCGACCATATTATATTGACGAGCCACATCACAAACGCATCTACTTTCCCTCCATAATAACCTCCCAATGCGCCAAAAAAGAGTCCTACAACAAGAGAAATAAAAACGGCCACGAAACCAATTGCAATCGAAACCCGTGAACCTACCAGCATTCGGCTTAGATAATCCCTTCCGGCTTTATCGGTTCCCAAATAAAACTTTTGATTTTTTATGTGGTCTTTTGCAGCCTCTTCGAGGCTGTTATATCCCGGGAAATCTTTGAGGGTGGTTTCTTTTTGGATAATGACTTTCGGGTCATCATTATATAACGTATAAACGATTTTGTCTTTTTCAATTTTAAAATCCGAAATCGGTTCTTTTGAAAATTGCTGTTCGTGTCCCAAAAAGAAATCCCAAAATCCGGATTCTGCCTGTTCTTTTAAGGGAATAGAAAGAATTTTTACTTCAAATCCCGGTTTTTTGGAACGAATAGTCAGGTCGCCCCAATTGGCATTTTCTGAATTATCCGGCGCCAAAACATAGGCAAAAATCGAAAGCAGCATGAGCAACAGTATAAACCCAAAACTGAAAACGCCCCAGAAATTCTTTTTGAATTTCCGGAGCGCTATTCCTGTTAATGATTGTGTGGATTTATTCATTCAAATGCCTTTGAGCCAATTTATGACTTCACTAACTTATCTTTCTTTTTAACGTTTACAGTTCCTTTAATAGATGCATTTGGCTGTAAATCATCCAAAACATTTAAAGCTTCTTCTACATAAACATCTTTTGAAAGGCTTTCATGCCAACGATCTCTTTTTTCTTTTAAAAGATTATCGTTCTTTACCATTTCATTTTCGTATGGCAATGAAGTAAATTTCAAGTTGTTTTTATAGTTGGAAATAGCTTTGTATTTTTTTGCCTTTTCTTCAAGCTGAGCCTGTTCCTGTTTGAATTTATCAATATTCAGGCTAAATTCTTTTTCATCCTGTCTTTGTTTAAGCCATTTGGCATTTTCTTCAATCAGTTTGAACTGTTCGCTTTTCTCCATTCTTCTCTTGCTGTTTTCAACGGCAAGGTCAAAATTAGGCTGCTTGTCCCAAACTTTATAATCGGCTGCATCAATTTTATCCCATGGCATGGCATTGTCAATATCGCGTTCGCCCATCTTGATATACGAATATCGGTCTGGCAAGGCAACATCACTGGAAACTCCATTTAACTGAGTAGAACCTCCGTTAATTCTATAGAATTTCTGGGTTGTTGTTTTCAATGCTCCAAGGTCTCCCATGGAATTGCTTCTCAAAAACTGGTTCAGGTCAATTACATTCTGTACGGTTCCTTTTCCATAAGTCTGTGTACTTCCAATAATTACACCTCGCTTATAATCCTGAATAGCTGCCGCCAAAATCTCTGATGCCGATGCTGAAAAGCTGTTCACCATAACTACCAATGGTCCGTCCCATTGTACTCTTGAATCCTTATCATACAGGATTTCTTTCTTTTTTCCAGCCGATTTAATCTGAACAATAGGTCCTTTTTCAATAAACAATCCTGCAATATCTACAACGGTTTTCAAAGAACCTCCTCCGTTATCACGAACGTCCATAACAATTCCATCAACTCCGGCCTGTTTTAATCTTTCAACTTCAAGGGCAATATCTTTTCCGGCATCACGGCTGTCTGCGTTTTCAAAATCGATATAAAATTTAGGCAGGTAAATGATACCGTACTTTTTACCGTTCTTTTCAACAACACTCGATTTTGCATAGGTTTCCTCGATTTCTACCTCATCACGAATAATCGAGATTATTTTGATGGTACCATCTGTTTTTTTAACGGTAAGTCTTACCTCTGTTCCTTTTGGTCCTTTGATTTTCTTAACCACATCGTCAATTCTCATACCTACCACATCAACCGGTTCTTTATCACCTTGTGCTACTTTCAGAACCACATCACCAGGCTCTAATTGTTTTCCTCTCCAAGCCGGTCCTCCGGAAATCAATTCTGTGATTTCGGTAAAATCATTCTTCTTCTGCAGACGTGCTCCAATTCCTTCCAATTTACCGCTCATACTCACATCAAAACGCTCTTTGTCGTCTGGAGCAAAATAAGAAGTATGCGGGTCAAATCGGGTTGCTATCGAATTGATGTATACCGAAAACCAATCATCTCTGTCCAGATCCTTAATAAATCCGAAATATTCATTTAAGGATTTCAACTGACTTTCTCTGGTTTCTTTTTCAAGAACATCAAAAGGTTTTTTCTCAATTTCCTTTTTCTCTTTTTTCTGTTCTTCTTCCTTTTTAGCTTTTTCTGTAGTTGTTAAATCCGAAAAATCATCATTATCGGCTACATTTTTACCTTCCTGAATTTCCAGTTTATTCGTAAGCGAAGCCAGAGTTGAAAGTTTGATTTGCTTATACCATCTGTCTCTTAACTCATCCGAATTTTTAGCATACGAGTGCTCTGCATAATCAGTATTGAAGGTCTCGTCTTTTTTGTAATCAAAAGGCTTTGCCAAAATATCTTTGTAATATTTTTTGCTCTCTTCAATTCTTTGAAGCAAACGGTTGTATGTCAAATCAAAAAACGTAAGGTCTCTGGCCAAAATCTGGTCGTCAAGCTTAGTTTCATATTTTGAAAACTCATCAATATCCGACTGAAGGAAAAATCTTTTGGAAGGATCTATCGCCTCCAAATAGTCTTTGTATACTCCTTTTGAAAAGGTATCATCAATTTTTGCAGGATCATAATGTCCGCGTTCAATGACAAATGTCAAAAGCTCAATAAGCAATCTATCTTTCTCGGGATCATTTTTTACTTCTCTTGGAACGAAACTCCATAAGGCTGCAGAAAGTGCAACTACAACCAGTACTATCTTATAATTTCTTTTCATAAACTCCATTATAGCATTCATCAAATTTTGTTCTAAATTACTGAAAAAATTATGCCACGGTTTCTTAAACCGCATAATTTTTTGTTAAAGATGATTTTGATTGAGAGATAAGGTTAAATCATTGCAGGTAATGACATTTTTATAAGATTCAAAGTTATACAATTTTGTAACATTGAAAAACTTTAAAAAAAGTTATTTTTGTAATCTGTGTTATCGTTTTTAAGGCAAAATTCCACAGCAAGACAAAATACATTCCATCCCGTTTAGAGACAAAAATTATCCATGAAAAAGAAACCTTTGATTTTAGTTACCAATGACGACGGGATTTCGGCTCCCGGAATCCGCGCCCTGATTAGCGTAATGAAAGAAATTGGCGAAGTTGTTGTCGTAGCGCCAGACAGTCCACAGTCAGGAACCGGCCACGCCATTACCATTAACAGCACCTTATACCTTAACAAGATTAGCCCCGGAGATGTAACTCCGGTTGAATACTCCTGCTCCGGAACTCCGGTTGATTGTGTAAAATTTGCCGTAAATGAGGTGTTGGGAAGAAAGCCCGACCTTTGCGTTTCAGGAATTAATCACGGCTCGAATTCTTCCATAAACGTAATTTACTCCGGAACCATGAGTGCCGCTGTTGAAGCAGGGATTGAAGGGATTCCTGCCATTGGATTTTCTTTATTGGATTATGACTGGAATGCCGATTTCGAACCGGTTAAAAAATTCGTCAAAAAAATTACAATGGAAGTTTTGGAAAATGGGCTTCCGGAAGGCGTAATCCTGAATGTCAATTTCCCGAAATTATCTGAAAAAGACATTAAAGGCATCAAAGTATGCCGACAGGCCAAGGCTATGTGGTCTGAGAAATTCGACAAAAGGACATCGCCAATGGGACGTGATTATTACTGGCTAACCGGAAAGTTTGTCAATCAGGACAATGGCGAAGATACTGATGAATGGGCCCTGAAACATGGCTATATTTCTTTGGTTCCGGTTCAGTTTGACCTGACAGCCCATCATGCCATACAGAACCTGAACACCTGGAAACTAAATGACAATAGTTGATTATATCAATTAATTCGCTCACAAATATGAAGTACTATATTATTGCCGGAGAAGCTTCAGGCGACCTGCATGGTTCCAACCTGATGAAAGCCATTTTCAAAAAAGACCCTCAAGCCGAAATACGGTTTTGGGGCGGCGACCTGATGCAGGAAGCCGGCGGCACTTTAGTAAAACATTACCGCGATTTGGCTTTCATGGGATTTGCAGAAGTAGTCATGAACCTCAAAACCATCCTTAATAACATCAAATTCTGTAAGGCCGATATACAGGAATTCAAACCGGACGCCATCATTTTTATTGACTATCCGGGATTCAACATGAGGATAGCCAAATGGGCAAAAGAAATAGGAATACCAACCCATTATTATATTTCCCCACAGATTTGGGCCTGGAAAGAAAATCGTATCAAAGCCATCAAACGCGATGTCGATTTTATGTATGTGATTCTTCCGTTTGAAAAAGATTTCTACGAAAAAAAACACCATTTCCCTGTAGAATTTGTTGGCCATCCCCTAATTGACGCCATTCACAACAGAGAACATATCGATGAAGATTCCTTTAGAAAAGAATTTGATTTGGATGACAAGCCTGTCATTGCACTGCTTCCTGGTAGCCGAAAACAGGAGATTTCAAAAATGCTTTCCGAAATGCTTGCTGTTGTAAAAGACTTTCCGGCCTATCAATTTGTGATTGCCGGCGCTCCGGGCCAGGAGTATGACTTTTACAAACAATTCTTAAAAGACCAAAACGTACATTTTATCTCCAACCGAACCTATGATTTGCTGAGCATAGCATCTGCGGCTTTGGTTACTTCCGGGACGGCCACATTAGAAACGGCATTATTTAAGGTTCCGGAGGTTGTCTGTTACAAAGGAAACTGGATTTCCTATCAGATTGCCAAGCGAATTATCACCTTAAAATACATTTCGCTGGTGAATCTTATTATGGATAAAGAAGTCGTAACCGAATTAATACAGGGCGAATGCAATCCGAAAAGAATCAGGAAAGAGCTGCATAAAATTTTAGAAACCAGCCAAAGGGAAAAGCTTTTGCAGGATTATGAAATTCTTGAAAAAAAGCTCGGAGGCATTGGCGCAAGCGAGAAAACAGCGCGTTTGATTGTTGATAAGCTTAAAAAATAACACTTATTTAACACCAAAAATAATCCGCTAGAATTCAAACCATTACAATCCGTAAAATCTTTTAAAAAATTAGTTATCAACAATTTCTTGAAAAGATTTTTGCTGGTTTTATGAATTTTACATTATATTTGGAATCTGTTATATAATAATCAGGTTATTAACTCGTTGTATATCTAAACATATAGCATTTGAAAAACGAATAATTCTACGGAATTTTTATTAATAAATCTAAAGCAAATTCGCCCCTAAGTCTTTGTTTTTGCTGAAAAATAAAAAATAAATATGTCTGCAAAAAAAATCTTTTTACTGTTCTTACCACTATTTTTATTGGTATCGACCTCAGGCCACTCGCAAATTATTACCACTAAAAAAGAAGCTCTTAAAAAAGGAGTTTACGAAAAACCTGTAGAAAAGAAAACTACTGTTGCTGCAGATAAACCTGCTCCGGCTCCCGTTGCTGTTGCAGACAAAACAAAAGCTACAAAAAATACCAAAACGGTTAAAAATAAAAAAAATGTAATTGTAGAACAGGAAGACCCGGAACTTATCGCATCTGTGGCTCCAACTGAAAGTTACATTTCTCTTCAATTAATCAATAACGCAATGAATTTCCTGGGTGTAAGATACCGTGGAGGCGGTACTACTACTGCCGGAATGGATTGCTCCGGAATGGTTACTGCTGTTTTTAATCTTTTTGACATCAAATTGCCTAGAAGTTCACATGATATGGCCTTGATTGGTGAAAAAGTTGACACGAACGATATTAAAAAAGGAGACCTGATTTTCTTCAGAACCAATGGAAGAAGAGTTATCAACCACGTAGGCGTTGTTATCGAAAAAATTGGTGATGAAATAAAATTTATCCATTCATCAACAAGCAAAGGTGTTGTGGTTTCATCCACAAGTGAGCCTTACTACAAAAGAACATTTGCTCAGGTAAACAGAATCATCCAGCAATAATTTCACTTTTTGTTATATTTTCGGTATTTTCGGTTTATGAAAATATTGAAATTCCCGTTAGCTAGAATTACCATCTGGTTTGTTCTAGGAGTACTCGCCGCATTTTATTTTGAACCGATTCCACTACTCTCCCTGATTCTTTGCGGAGTCAGTATCCTCCTTTTTGGAACGGCCTTTTATTTTTCCGGAAAAGACTTTATTCAGAAGTCCTATTTTGGCTATGTAACCTATTTTGTTTTTTTCTGCATTGGAATTACTACCCATGCTATTCATAATGAAAGGCTTTCCAAATATCATTATGGGCATAAATTAGACGGACATACACATTCCGTAGAGGTAGTCCTTCTTGAAAAACTCAGGAGCAATCCCTACAACCACCGTTATATTGCTAAAGTTACCGCAATCGATTCGGCAATAGCCGAAGGCAAAATTGTGCTTCAGGTCAAAAAAGAAAATCTGCCACAGGATTTTCCTGTAGGAACAAGGCTTTTGATTACAGGAACCATCTACGAACCCCAGGCACCTGGAAATCCACACCAATTTGACTATAAAAAGTATTTGGCATTTAAATCTGTTTATGGGCAAATGTATGCTGATGTATCCACAATACAAATAAGCCCGAAAAAAGAAAAAAACATTTGGTATTATGCTGCAGATTTTCGAAATACCATTATCAAAAACCTTAAAGATTCCGGATTTAGAAACGAAGAGCTTAACGTAGCCGTAGCCTTAATTTTAGGGCAGCAACAGGACATTTCTCCGGAACTGATGAAAGATTATCAGTTTGCCGGTGCCGTGCATATCTTGTCGGTGTCCGGACTTCATGTAGGATGCCTGATGCTTTTTATCGGGTTTCTTCTCAGTCCTTTACCCAAAAGCAAAACAGGAAATATTCTAAGACTAGCTATTCTCTTGTCTTTTCTTTGGGTTTTTGCCTTGATAGCCAACTTTTCACCATCGGTTACGCGTTCTGTGGTTATGTTCAGCTTTGTAGCCGTAGGGAAATATGCCCGGCGTAAAACCAATATTTACCACACGCTTTTGGTTTCTGTTTTTATGATACTGCTGTTTGAACCCTCCTTTATCTTTGACGTAGGATTTCAGCTTAGTTATAGTGCCCTGTTTTTTATTGTATGGTTACAGCCATTGTTCAGTTCCTTATGGCAACCTAAAAATAAAATCGGAAAGTATTTTTGGGACATACTTACCGTTTCGTTGGCAGCCCAGATGGGTACTTTCCCACTAAGCCTTTATTATTTCCATCAATTCCCCGGACTGTTCTTTATAACTAACCTTCTTATTCTTCCATTATTGGGAATTATAATGGCTCTGGGTGTTTTTGTGATGTTGTGGGCTTCTTTTAGCAGTGTACCGTCCTTTCTTGTCAAATGCCTGGAATGGAGCCTTTATATCCTGAATAAGATAATTAGTAAGGTTGCTTCTTTTGAATCTTTCGTGTTTCAGGACATTCCTTTCAATTGGCAAATGTTGGTAACGTGCTACTTACTTTTGTTTACCGCTGTTTTTTGGCTCAAAAAACCAAATTTCAAAAAACTTGCCTTTGCACTGGCGAGTATAATTTTGTTTCAACTGGCTTACCTGGGAAATAGATACTTTACAAAAAACCATGAAGAACTGATAGTATTTAATGCCAAAAGGAATACAATTATTGCCCGGAAAAAAGGAGAGCAACTAACCGTTTTTAGCCATCAGGAATTATCGGAACAAACAATAAACTTCATCCTGAAACCTTATCTGGTTGGAAGTTTTAGCCGGATTGCTTCAACTGAAAAAATCGGGAATTTAATGTATTTCAATCAGAATAAAATTTTGGTCATTGACAGCCTTGGCGTTTTTCCTAAAAGCCAGCGGCCTGATATTATTATCCTGTCACAATCGCCAAAAATAAACCTTGAAAGGACTATACAAGATGCAAAGCCAAAAATGGTTGTTGCAGATGCTTCCAATTACCGGACTGATGTGGAAAGATGGAAAATAACCTGCTTAAAAGAAAAAATCCCTTTTCACTCAACTGTTGAAAAGGGATTTTATAGTTTATCTAAATGATTTAGACTTTAATTAGCGGTAAAAGCTGCTCAGGAGTATGGTATCCTACAATAGGGCTCTTTACTTCTCCTTTGCTGTCAAAAATATACATTGACGGATAACCTTGTACTTTCAGGAACATTGTAAAATCGTGAACCGCATTACGTCCTTTTCTGGTAGCATCGTATTTTGGGTTTGTATATTTTTTCCCTTTGTAATTCACTTCAGAATCGCCTTCTGCATTAAATTTCACAGCATAGTAGTTAGCATTGATATAATCTGCTACTTCTTTTGCCTGAAAAGTATTCTTATCTAACATTTTACATGGTCCGCACCAATCTGTGTATACGTCCATAAAAATTGGTTTTGCTTTTTTCTTCTGTGCTGCCAAAGCCTGGTCTAATGTCATCCATTTGACTTCCTGAGCCTGAACTGCGGCCATAGAGCCTACAGCTAAAAATAGTGCTAAAAGTAATTTTTTCATTTTTTTATAGTTTTTAAATATTGGGTTCAAAAATAGTGCCGTTTTAAGCGACGTTATTCTCTTTCATAACCTTGTTCAACCATTTCAGCATCAATAGCAATACAATAGCCGCCGCCAAAACCAATCCAAAGTTAAGGAAGAAGAAGTTTTCTTTTTGTGGCATCTCTTCCCAAAGAGAAGACAACATTCCTGAAAGTTTGTTTCCAACAGAAATAGCCAGGAAGAATCCACCCATCATCAGAGCAGTAATCCTTGGAGGCGATAATTTAGATACCAAAGAAAGCCCCATTGGCGATAAACACAACTCACCTATCGTGATTACACCATAAGAAGCGATTAGCCACCAGGAACTTGCTTTCATAGTCAGGTCGTTCGTTGCAAAAACAGCCCCTACCATTACCAAAGCTGATAAGGCAGTAATTACCAAACCGATAAAGATTTTTGTAGGTGTGCTCGGTTCTTTCTTTCTTCTTCTCAACCAGCTGAATACTCCTACCACCAACGGTGTCAAAACCACTACCCAGAATGGGTTGATAGACTGATAAAGTTCTGTTGAGTATAATTTTAAGTTTGTTCCTTTTGCCGGAATCTGGTCTCCAGGCAAAGTCGCGAAATATTTTCTTGATTTTTCTAACTGTCCTATTTCGCTTGAGTATTTTCCTTTTGCAATAATCTCTTCTTTAGAAACCGCCGGCATAGCAGCTTCTTTAGCGCGCATTTCTTCAATTGTCTTGTCAAATGTAGCCTGGTCTGCAGAAACGATATCATTGTTTACAACCACCTGTGCCATTCCTAATTTGTCAGCCACGTTAGAAACCGCTGTTGGCATATTTCTGTCTGTATGGTCTTCAGCCCAAACTGTTAAAGCATCACCATTTTGGTGGAAGATGGCGAAGAATAAGATAACGCAGGTAAATACAGCCAAAAGAGCCTTAATTGCTCTGCTTTCTTTAGCTTCTGCTTTAAACGCCAAATAAATAAAGAATCCTATTACCGGAATACATCCAATGATGAAGGCATCATTCGTATCAGAACCCAGGAAGTTGCCTGGTATCATGTATCCGATTATACCAAAAATAAACATTGGAAGAACTGTTAATCCCAAGATTTTTCCTGTTGACATATCGCCTTCTTTTACCGGCTTGATTACGTCAACATGCTTTATGTGTTTTGTTCCGATTAAGAATACAACTACTCCAATCAACATTCCTACTCCGGCAGCAGCGAAAGCATGCCCCCATCCGTAGTTGATTCTCATGTAGGCTGCAACGAAATTACAGATAAATGCTCCTACGTTAATCCCCATGTAAAAGATGTTGTATCCGGCATCTTTTTTATCTTTCATATCATCACCGCTGTAAAGGTTTCCT
This portion of the Flavobacterium lindanitolerans genome encodes:
- a CDS encoding gliding motility-associated C-terminal domain-containing protein; the encoded protein is MYLKITCLPLKAGFFQLLLFTFFLLSCNLTKAQCAGEDASITICNIPESTNQNINLFNLLGGTPTPGGTWTDLQQSGGLNISTGILNVWGINESDTYVFVYTVNDASCADNVATVTVTIGGYAGISNPNASACDDNNSVNLFQFLGNFPNPQQNGYWRDDSGSGALRGNFLDATVSGLGTFSFTYTMPAIGSCPSVSATVDVTVHPAPEPGVTSDLILCDSDDMSIYTNLNLLDYIFGQDPGGKWSEGGTSELSGPEDTFINVQNIYNTFGPGEYGFTYTVQPSHPVCNPKSSTIKIIIEEQLDFTGSTLVIASDICEDEIGRATFVATLTQGLENIPNGNYNLQYQITGPISSGNTILVRFENGVVTFPIPAISFPFVGAYTVSIVNIHETTGYNACDHIIGDISDILNVYPLPKINAGTLTIENACQESDVEVRLSGNTNLADGDYRITYDLGGSNTASVQQVVMTVVGGVGTFILPSSLLTNPGNMTIVITHIINLQTLCENTASLSQSFMILPKPDVSNVRVTINDVCESQPVIANFSGFGMLTSIQITYSLTGANTASGIVTIAAVNGTAVFTIPANQLLNTGTTTFTISEIVNNETSCGAGNLSITDSFTIYRLPETPVVNNMEFCQSENATVADLIPNGTSYIWYASESGSPLSSDTVLTSGNYYVATVSPFGCVSQKAIVAVIITDLPPPVLETGGQNFCGLDSPAPTLANLSANVNGTGTIVWFDALHNGNQLPDSQVLQDGMTYYGFDSSATTGCISENALAVTVSLSHCGEDEYELMIPDGFSPNGDGINDTFNIPNIEFLFPDFTLEIYNRYGNVMYKGNRNTPDWDGRSNQSTVIDGVAPNGVYFYIVNFNKGNKPAKQGRLYLNR
- a CDS encoding ABC transporter permease — translated: MNKSTQSLTGIALRKFKKNFWGVFSFGFILLLMLLSIFAYVLAPDNSENANWGDLTIRSKKPGFEVKILSIPLKEQAESGFWDFFLGHEQQFSKEPISDFKIEKDKIVYTLYNDDPKVIIQKETTLKDFPGYNSLEEAAKDHIKNQKFYLGTDKAGRDYLSRMLVGSRVSIAIGFVAVFISLVVGLFFGALGGYYGGKVDAFVMWLVNIIWSIPTLLLVIAITLSLGKGFWQVFVAVGLTMWVEVARVVRGQIISVKEMQYVTAAKALGYTNWRIIIHHILPNIMAPVIVISAANFASAILVESGLSFLGLGAQPPVPSWGGMIKDYYGDIILDKPYLAMVPGTAIMLLTLAFMMMGNALRDALDVRN
- a CDS encoding carboxy terminal-processing peptidase, translated to MNAIMEFMKRNYKIVLVVVALSAALWSFVPREVKNDPEKDRLLIELLTFVIERGHYDPAKIDDTFSKGVYKDYLEAIDPSKRFFLQSDIDEFSKYETKLDDQILARDLTFFDLTYNRLLQRIEESKKYYKDILAKPFDYKKDETFNTDYAEHSYAKNSDELRDRWYKQIKLSTLASLTNKLEIQEGKNVADNDDFSDLTTTEKAKKEEEQKKEKKEIEKKPFDVLEKETRESQLKSLNEYFGFIKDLDRDDWFSVYINSIATRFDPHTSYFAPDDKERFDVSMSGKLEGIGARLQKKNDFTEITELISGGPAWRGKQLEPGDVVLKVAQGDKEPVDVVGMRIDDVVKKIKGPKGTEVRLTVKKTDGTIKIISIIRDEVEIEETYAKSSVVEKNGKKYGIIYLPKFYIDFENADSRDAGKDIALEVERLKQAGVDGIVMDVRDNGGGSLKTVVDIAGLFIEKGPIVQIKSAGKKKEILYDKDSRVQWDGPLVVMVNSFSASASEILAAAIQDYKRGVIIGSTQTYGKGTVQNVIDLNQFLRSNSMGDLGALKTTTQKFYRINGGSTQLNGVSSDVALPDRYSYIKMGERDIDNAMPWDKIDAADYKVWDKQPNFDLAVENSKRRMEKSEQFKLIEENAKWLKQRQDEKEFSLNIDKFKQEQAQLEEKAKKYKAISNYKNNLKFTSLPYENEMVKNDNLLKEKRDRWHESLSKDVYVEEALNVLDDLQPNASIKGTVNVKKKDKLVKS
- the surE gene encoding 5'/3'-nucleotidase SurE, which translates into the protein MKKKPLILVTNDDGISAPGIRALISVMKEIGEVVVVAPDSPQSGTGHAITINSTLYLNKISPGDVTPVEYSCSGTPVDCVKFAVNEVLGRKPDLCVSGINHGSNSSINVIYSGTMSAAVEAGIEGIPAIGFSLLDYDWNADFEPVKKFVKKITMEVLENGLPEGVILNVNFPKLSEKDIKGIKVCRQAKAMWSEKFDKRTSPMGRDYYWLTGKFVNQDNGEDTDEWALKHGYISLVPVQFDLTAHHAIQNLNTWKLNDNS